A window of Globicephala melas chromosome 2, mGloMel1.2, whole genome shotgun sequence genomic DNA:
GCCGGTTGGTATGGCCGAGGCCATCCTGTCCCTCTGAACACAGCCAACCTGGCTGTAGTGTTTGGACAGAACGAATGAGCATGGGAATGTGGACCAGTGAGCTTAGCTCGAGCACCTCTCAGCAGACTGGGCTATAAACCAAAGAGGGCACTGCAGGTTGTCATCCGTAAGACCCATCTTCAACAGCTAGACTGCAGGGTGTGAAACCACACTAGTGGACACACCAGCCTTTGAAATTCTCTCTACCTGACATTTGGAAGCAGGACCAgctccttttgtttttgtttttgtttttgcggtacgggggcctctcacggctgtggcctctcccgtcacggagcacaggctccggacgcgcaggctcagcggccatggctcacggacccagccgctcagcggcatgtgggatcctcccggaccggggcaagaacccgtgtcccctgcatcggcaggcggactctcaactactgcgccaccagggaagccctagaaccaGCTCCTTTTGGATTGAGTTAGCCTCGAAATTCTGGGGCAATTTTATAGGAGAGGGAGTCACGGGTCTTTCAATTCAATAAGAGCATGTAGATATTTGAGCAACTAAtcggaaaaaaatgaaatagagatgatggGAATTGATATACCAGGCTGGTAAAACGAGTGTGCTATCATTCATATCAGCCCATCTGAGCATTCTCAGGGGTCACATTTACGCTAGCAACCgtcattctgatttttttaaattaattcttattggactatagttgctttCTGATTTCCTGTTTCTGCTTATTTCTGCTACCTCACTTGTCCCTGGGATGACTCTCCCTTTCCAGATTACATTTCTTCACATTGACGCCCTTCCAGATGTCTTTATTGCCCCCAAATACCACAACCACAAAGTGGATTGTGTATCAGACTTTACTGAGGGTTTGGAGTAACATGGGGGGACTGTAGCAGAGCACAGAACAGGCCACAACGTAAAATCAGCCACGAGACACCACTGTCCGGAAAATCCATCACCCTTTCCCTGCAGCGGGGAGTTTCTCTCTCATCATATTTTGCCTTAAGTCCTGGATTAGGGCCAATGCCACAGATGCTTTTCATTTGCTCTCTGCCAGCTTCCAGTCTTCAAaacttctcttcatttcttttgctggACAGTTTACCCTCTCCATACCAAACCCCAAACTTCATCTCAGCTAGCTAGAAACTGGCTAAGATGCTCTGATGACAAAGGACCATCTCCTCCATCCTTTAGCAGCTAAAGCAACAGCAGGAGCTTGACATTTcggttggtttttcttttttttttttttttgcaacatgTATAATAGGGAAAATGAAGGCAATGTAAGCACTTATTAATAGGACTCTGGAAAACTATGTACATGCACTAGATGGCGTGGTTTATAGCCAGTAAAATGACAAATAGGAAGACTGTAGCAGAAACATGCTTATGACGGAATGTTAGGAGATATTGATTTAAATGATGTAACCGAAgccttttatgaaaaaaatatcttGCACGTGGACAAGGATTAGAAGGGAACACATGGACACACAATAGAAATCACTATTTTGTGGAGGCTTGGATTTGGAGtgagtttgaaattttccatctttttctgaAATGTTATTTCCCTTTGCCACCAAAAAAAGAGTCAAGAGATAGAGTGGGAAATATTAGCAAATCTAGGTGTGGAAAAGAAATAATTGAGACCAAAGGATCCCCAGggtagtgcttctcaaactttaacacgCATACAAATCGCTTGGTAGATCTTGCTAagagattcctgggccccatctcCAGAGATtatgattctgtaggtctggagtAGGGGTCCATGATTTTGGATTTCTAACAAGCCCCTCAATGTTGCAGATGCTACTTGTCCTTCATCATGGTTTGAGTAGCACGGCCCTCAGGCACCTGTTTTTCACTCCTGAGAGCTCTAAGTATCTCCAAGTGAGGTCTTCAAGACCTCTTCTTGTTCCTTGGGATCTGTTATTAGCTGATTGGGTgttggttctgatttgcattgtACATCCATGCTGATGAGCTTTTCACAGAAGTGTTTGGTATCTCTGAGGTAGGCTGCAGAGTGAAGGCTGCCGCTAGGCCTGAGGCTATGTACAAGGTCCCTGCTCTAGATCCTCCTCTCACACAGAGCCTCCAATGCACCTTGGTCCACTGCCTTTGCCAGCTGTCCCTTTGTGCATCCCACACGGTGAGGGTGTGGAGGGAGGAACAGCTGGATATGCCCTGGAAAGCTGTCTGAGCAGCCGTGGGCTTGTTCACTTTCAGGGGCCACCTAGCGGTGATGGTGCTTTGGAAACCCACTTCCCAGGTGACCTGGGATGGAGTGGGACCCATGGCTGGGAGGCAGGTGGTGGGAAGGGAACCTTGAGCTTCTTCACAGCTGCAGGGCACTTCTGATGGGGATGGCAGGTGTGCCTTAGAGGGATGGAATAAATGCATTCAGAAGGAAGGGGAATTCTGGTGGTCTAGTTTAACTTCGTATTATGTTTGTGGGAATACCGATGACCATGATAATTACATAAATTAATAGACACCATATCCCTTGAGGTCAGGTGCTGGGAGAGGTTGCTGTGAGTATTCCTCTGACCAGTGGTCCTGGCTGGGAGATTTGGCCTTTCAGCAGTGGAACTGAAAAAAAGCCCAGGGTTCCAGGCTCTGCAGAGAGGGGGGAAGCCAGACCTCTCTTCCTCCCAGCTCAGACCCCTGGCTTCTCCTGGGGTGGTAATATCAAGAAAATACACCAATGTTTGCCCATgttctctcatttcatcctcacaacaaccttgtgaggTAGATGTTATTccctcatgttacagatgaggaaacgggggctcagagaggctgagttaTTTGGGGTCATATAGCAAGGAAGTAGAGGAGTTGGGACTTGGGACCAGGTTTGTGGGCTCTGGTCCAATATTCTTGCTGCAAGGTCTTAGATATAggtgatggggtgggagggtgacagAAGGgtgggaaaagagggagaagtcATTATCAACAACTTATCCCTTGTCTCACCCCACAGCACGTTTACGTTCAAAGCACTCCCACTCCTGTCCTTTCATTCACGAGgtttacacaaaacaaaaagggcAAGGCTTTTCCTCCCCTTTTTAAAATCAGGGAACGGAGGCactgagaggtgaagtgacttgctcaaggtcacacagccttaGAGTGACTGACAGGACTAGAAGCCAGGTCTTCCTGTCCGATATTAATCTCATAACTGTGTGCTCTCAAGAGGTCACTGGGTGAAATAATTTTGCATGAGGAAAagttagcagaaaaaaaaaaaaagaaatgtaagaccAAAGGAGATAATTATGAAACTATGACTTATCCACCTGATGGAATACTCTGCAGCCAGTAAAAATGATGGCTATAAAGAGTGCTTGATGAAATGAGAAAGTGTCCCTGCTCTAATATGAAGTGATACAACGTCATGCACACAGTATGAttttgactatttaaaaatacatgtaaaaaatgctgggagaaaatatatcaaaatggcGGCTTTGGGGAAGTGGGATTATAAGGGTTATTTTCCCCCATCCttctattttttctgtattctcccAAACTTCCAAAATACACATTTCATTTATAACAGGAAAAATATACCCCTctatattttagttaaaaaaaaatactgttgggAAGCAGCCCCTGTGCCTTTTGTGAATTTGGGATGGTTCACCTTCCACCTCCTTTCCCACGTCACCACGCGCTCGCTCCATTGCTGGCCCactgggaaggggctggggctCAGGTGAACGTCTGTGCTGGGAGCCTCCCAGTGTGTGTGCTACTTTGCATGTTAAGGGCAAGAGTTTCCTCAAAACGAGACCACTGTTGTTATGATGGTGGGTGACTGTCCCGTATCCGATGCCAAAAGGTGTGCGCGAGCCAGGGAAGATGACCGCCCCCTAGGCTCACAGTGATTCCCCAGACTGGAATCCGGGCCTCCTGACTCCCGGTCCAGCGCTCTTATCCCCAGACTGGCCCACCACTGCAACACCCACAGCATCCCGAGCATCTCACCCTGCTGCTCCTGTGAGAGCAGGCAAGGCTAAGGTGAACCTTCTCCATCCCCGGTGGCCAAATCCTTTCTTGCCTCCATGGGCTGGAAAGCCGGTGGCCAGGGGACAGAGGCACATCCTGGGGCAACCCTGTCCAGAGAGCGCTGGGCTCTCGGTCCCTCGTCGCGGCCCCCGCCCGCGGGCGCCTCAGTCATCCAGGTGTTGCTCCTCCCAGGTGGATGTGGGGATGGCGCTGTAAGGGTCCATGATGACCTTGGCGCAGCGAATGATCATCACGAcgaggaaaaggcagaggaagacgAAGCAGGCCAAGGTCAGTCCTTTGTCCACGTCGACGTAGACGGGCTCAGGCGTGGGGTCCTCCATCTCTCGGCAGTGGCTTCGGGCTCCTCCTCCGGCTCGCGGTTGACTGGTACCATCTTCCACCCCTGCAGAGAGCCATAGCAGTGGGGACCGGAGGGTCGTGCCAACTTGCCTGGGGCGCGGGCAGGGCACAGCCCTCCCCCTTCGTATATGTCCCCCTGGCGTGGGAGTCTGctgttccccctcccctccccctcatgAGGGCGAGGAGAGGAAGGGTCACGTGCCTCCTTTTCAGGCGCCTACGTGGTCTCAGCCCTGAACCTTATAGGCAACCCAGGTGCCAGGGCCCAGCCAGTGCGTCCTAGCGGGTGGGGGAGGTGACAGAGGAGTCCCAGCAGGGGTAGAGCTGGGCTGTAGCGGAAGCACCTGCTGAGGATGGAGCCCCTGAAGTTGCCTCCCCCCTCTGAAACCCTTTAGGACGAGTTATAATAATGCTTTCAACTCTGCCAAGCCACTGACTGAGGGTGATcagaaagcattttattttattttattatcgttgcttttttttggctgtgctgcatcggcatgcgggatcttagttcctccaccagggatcgaacctgtgccctctgcagtgggaacgcagagtcctaaccactggactgccagggaagtccccagaaagcatttttaaaaattaggtaattaatatatattttttaaagcagtagaACTTACgtttcaaatgaaaatgaatgttGAATACCAATACATGAACAGATTGAAGGGGAGCTGCTGTCCCAGAGTTGGGTGGGCGGCAGCATGGAGGGTCTGCATCCCTTCCCCCTCTATGGGGGCCTTCTGGGACTCCTGAGGGACCTTTGCTGAGCCCCCGAGTCACAGTTGATAAACTGCGGGTGTGACGGAAGAACGGTTTTGGCAGTCAGGTGGACCCCGAGCCCAGCTGCCTTGCAGTGCAGTCCTGGGCAGTGTAAGGTTATCCTTGTACCAGACCTACGCCTCCCTGCTGTGATAATACAGGGCACGAGGCTGCATCACAAGGGTGTGAGGATTCAGTGCATCTAGCATGGTCCCTGGCCCTGTGGGTGCCCCAGAGCAGGCCAAGATGGCAGGTCACGTCCTTGCAGCCCAGCGGTCAGGGAGAGCTTAGGACGAGGGGCACTGCTGCTCGTTATcatcaccccctcccccgcccaccccccgcTGAATTTTCAGAGCCCTTGAGCTCTACATTGTGCTTTCACATCCAGTTTATTATTTGATCCTCACGACAGCCCAGGAGGCATGTTAGCCGTGTATCAATATGCCCATTTTATAAACGTGGAAACTGAGTTACAGAAAGGGGGgaaatgacttacccaaggccCCACATCCCAAACCCTAGGCCTCTGCatgcctctctcttctctgatgGAAAGTAAAGTGGGGACCCATCTCCTCCACCCACTTTGCAACTTCAGAAGGGCACCTATGCAACCCTGGGCTGGCTGGTCCTGACATATCTGTAACCACAGGTGACTATgctttcccctccttttttttttttttttaagtttttttggccgcgccacatgacacgtgggatcttagttccctggccagggatcgaacccatgccccctgtgtTAGAGGAGCTGGACCGCCTGGGAAGTCCCGCTTGCCCCTCTTTCAGACATCGTCTCCATCCTCACCCCTTTCCAGAGGGCACTGACCTGCTGGTCGGAGTGTCACCACTTCACAAGGGCCACTGGGTGGGCTCGCACCCTGGGTGGGGCTGctccaggagggagggggagtgaCCAGACATCACAGCTGGAAGTCAGTGAGAGCAGTGGCCTTTCCCTTATAGAGCAGGTACCCACACTGGCAGCAGCTGGAACAGAATAGGACAGAAGAAGGCTGATTACCTCCCAAGATGCCCACTCCCAGCCATGAGCTGGGCTGGCAGGAAGGTCTGGCCTGGGCAGCTTCTCCCTGGGCATGGTGGTGGGAGCAACCACAGTTTATTCTGatgctgttttttctttccttctctcttttaaaatatataacattaaaaaaattgtggtgagatatacatgacataaaatttaccatagtGACCGTGGTTAAGTGCACAGTTCGGTGGCTTTAGGACATTAAATCGTTGTACagacatcaccaccatccatctccagaaatcCTTTCATCTTGCCAAACTGGAACTCTGTGCCCATGAAACAACTGGgctgaactgggagattgggattgacatacatacattactctgtataaaacagataactaatgagaacctgctggatagcacagggaactctgctcagtgctctgtggtgacccaaGTGGGAAGGAAACCCgagaaagaggggatatatgtacacatatagctgattcactttgctgtacagtagaaactaacacaacattttaaagcgactatactccaatacaaattaattttaaaaataaaaaatataacattaaaaaaattgtggtaaaatatacatgacataaaatttaccgtaGTGACTGTTGtgaagtgcacagttcagtggctttAGGACGTTCAAATCGTTGTATAGCCAtgaccaccatccatctccagaactcttttcatcttgcaaaactgaactcTGTGCCCAGGAAACAACGggtccccatttccccttcccctcaGTCCCTGGCATCCACAGTCCTatgctctagggacctcatataagtggaaagatacagtatttttctttttgtgactgccttatttcacttagtgtaatgtcctcAGGAGTCACTCAGTGAATGTCAGAATCTTCTCTCTTTGTGAGGCTGAATAACAATTCTCTTGTATGAGTATACCAcgtcttgtttatccattcatccattgatgtacacttgggttgtttccatctcttggctattgtgaataatgctgctgtgaacatgggtgtacaaacatctctttgagaccctgctgcaattcttttttttttgaacagaGAACATGCTTTACTGAGGAGTAGATATAGAACAGCACATTCTACCACATGTGGGGAAGGGTTAGCTTCTGTAAAAGGCCTTTACCCCTTAAGAAAACCCCCAGTGAAGTTGATTTTGGATAAATTTTAACAGTGACACTGAAACTGGCAGGGAGCTGCCACTGAACATGCTTAAAATTAGCTCCCCCCAACCCACAGTGAATATAAGCTGTGTACAAAGACGACAAGAGAAAGGCACAAATGACCAGAGCTGGGATTGTGGTGAGGGCTCCACATGAAGACAGTGGTGTTGCAGGAAAGGGTGACATGACGTACATCAAAAGCTGCCCCAAGGTAGCAGGTTATAATGAGCTAGAGAGAAATTAGAGGGAGCATCTCTTCCTTCACTTAAACAACACCAAATATAGGAGGCCAGAGAATGGGGGAATGGTGGTAAATCCCAAAAAGGAAATGGAGGAGGAGTTCTTGGAAGGGCATAAGCACTTTAGTcctagggggagggggaggcagtgtTGAAAAGCAAACCCTGGCAGCGGTGACCATTCTGCCTTGCTGAGTCATGGGCTGAGACACGGAAGTCATTTTCAGTCACTTCTCCAAGGATGTTCAGACAAAAGCAATGTAACTTATGTGGAAGCATAGGTGTGCTGTATCAGACTGGTACTGGTGAAAAGGTCTCTGCAGTATAACTAACCAGTTAACATGCAGCATGAAAGGGAGAACTGGAAATTATTTGGGCACCTGCAAACGTAAAAACGGGCAGGgagtaaagagaagaaaacatttactACTGAGCGCTTTCTGGTGAGGCAAAAAGTAGCATTCCATTCCCTTCCACCAAGACGTTGCCCACTGCCCACAGGTGAACTCAAATCCAAGTAC
This region includes:
- the CTXND1 gene encoding cortexin domain-containing 1 protein codes for the protein MEDPTPEPVYVDVDKGLTLACFVFLCLFLVVMIIRCAKVIMDPYSAIPTSTWEEQHLDD